A single region of the Vidua macroura isolate BioBank_ID:100142 chromosome 12, ASM2450914v1, whole genome shotgun sequence genome encodes:
- the ZNF592 gene encoding zinc finger protein 592 isoform X1 has protein sequence MGDMKTPDFDDLLAAFDIPDPTSLDAKETIPSAGEESENHLKSSGMCIDENVSLSHSLPPSDAPVVSVIVKNTSRQESFEAEKEGNHLGTGLLHNGFRGSDLPAEAHALVHNYGKFESTFINGDSSRGYSDKLDESKSEALPTFSQFSPISSPEPEDTFKENSLGDKPTHAQTPYFPPPSIYVPTGASVLDHFRKVPEPELSMFDQYCKKEQKTEIHCQPENRLEMTRREQDRAVERFAESSKDLLDTNSFLGEGLVFGDLPHNSLGDGKGSVPELNMSSSIPPRQRLKPTHSKLSSCVAALVALQAKKVVCVPKSDQPNFTKEPGPFKDGMKGSPKMPKSPKSPRSPLEVVRKGSKQPESPRSVCSDSSGKGSPSMAAGSPPAIPKVRIKTIKTSSGEIKRTVTRILPENDELGKSSEESPAETSSAEEFIKSFPSPDTSAVTEGEAGRNSAKNGVAVAIQLSNVMSPYSDSMKMDIANSTCTVSLSPLPNCSSGAIKVGVKRQQQGIVTQPSNTTTSSLLPKAVHLANLNLVPHSVAASVTAKTSAQRRNQPQVTQMSVPLVHQVKKAAPVVMEAFHKVLHSANPVPIYTPNLSPPPDSSINLPASGYCCLECGDSFALEKSLTQHYSRRSVHIEVMCTQCSTMLLFFNKCSLLKHARDHKSKGFIMQCSQLLMKPISIDQMFSPSPTSSSVSPASQTFLSSSPPPKSTAASGGGVGISASTQPALPLYTDPQRLIRHGLKCLECNKQEQDYTSLAAHYQRTSEDNERLTCQVCQMMLPNQCSYCAHQRIHAHKSPYCCPECGAVCRSAYFQTHVKENCLHYSRKVGFRCIHCGVVFMTLAILKVHIQEKHCEVFHKCSFCPKAFKSADTTMAHVASQHPAEPHKTTQVIYKCSCEMVFNKKKLLQEHFLQNTSKLLVGVFKCPQCQLVYMQKQQLMQHVKGVHGVPCNPEELSNFRQKSEKASRNQVHTSPKELLVTNGTSPSPLTRKDMRVEGHNPESKSRLRRTGWTCKECSQWIPDRETYVSHMKRNHGRSMKRYPCRQCERSFNASNSLRRHIRNNHDTAKKVYTCWYCTDENQTFPQPFMLENHISLMHGIKNPDLSQMAKAKAPERDRAEVTDTYFHGKLNAKSPKRMALDELGQAESTASLDAPPAKKLKAPWKCAKCSFATDVRTEFQEHIPRHKTDSSTFQCLFCGLCYTSHISLNRHLFIVHKVKDEEDEEEEEEEEEEEEDERQKLQIEMGKNGHVDYNGELNTTVEEENKYKECKRDSALCEHSQTCGAEGPNSTSQNNHSKSLKT, from the exons ATGGGGGACATGAAAACCCCCGACTTTGATGACCTCTTGGCTGCTTTTGACATCCCTGATCCAACTAGTCTTGATGCTAAGGAGACCATTCcatcagctggggaggagagTGAGAATCACCTGAAGTCATCGGGAATGTGCATCGATGAGAATGTGTCCTTATCCCACTCTCTGCCTCCCTCTGATGCACCTGTTGTGAGTGTGATAGTGAAGAACACAAGTCGCCAGGAGTCTTTTGAGGCAGAAAAGGAGGGGAATCACCTTGGAACTGGTCTGTTGCACAATGGGTTTCGTGGCTCTGACCTGCCAGCTGAGGCTCATGCTTTAGTCCATAATTATGGCAAGTTTGAGTCAACTTTTATTAATGGTGACAGCTCGAGAGGTTACTCTGATAAACTGGATGAGTCCAAGTCAGAGGCTTTGCCAACATTTAGTCAGTTTAGCCCCATTTCCAGCCCTGAACCAGAGGATACATTCAAAGAAAACAGTCTTGGGGATAAACCCACACATGCCCAAACTCCCTACTTTCCACCGCCTTCAATATATGTACCAACAGGGGCTTCAGTCCTAGATCATTTTAGGAAGGTGCCAGAGCCTGAATTAAGCATGTTTGATCAGTACTGTAAAAAGGAACAGAAGACAGAAATCCACTGCCAGCCAGAGAATAGGCTGGAAATGACCAGGAGAGAGCAAGATAGAGCAGTGGAAAGGTTTGCAGAGTCAAGCAAGGACTTGTTAGATACCAACAGCTTTCTTGGGGAAGGCTTGGTGTTTGGAGACCTCCCTCACAACAGTTTAGGAGACGGCAAGGGGTCTGTGCCTGAGCTAAACATGTCTTCATCAATTCCACCTCGGCAGAGGCTAAAGCCAACTCATTCCAAGTTGTCATCCTGTGTGGCAGCATTAGTAGCTCTTCAGGCCAAAAAGGTAGTGTGTGTTCCAAAAAGCGATCAGCCAAATTTTACCAAGGAACCTGGTCCTTTTAAAGATGGGATGAAGGGAAGTCCAAAAATGCCCAAGTCGCCAAAGAGTCCCCGAAGCCCATTGGAAGTGGTGAGGAAGGGTAGCAAGCAGCCTGAGAGTCCTCGGAGTgtgtgcagtgacagcagtgggaAAGGCTCTCCTTCCATGGCAGCTGGCTCTCCGCCAGCTATCCCCAAAGTTAGAATCAAGACTATCAAGACATCTTCCGGTGAAATTAAAAGGACTGTAACTAGAATTTTGCCAGAGAATGATGAGTTGGGCAAATCTTCAGAAGAGTCACCTGCAGAAACCTCTTCTGCTGAAGAGTTTATCAAATCTTTCCCATCCCCAGACACTAGTGCAGTTACAGAAGGTGAGGCTGGCAGGAATTCAGCCAAAAACGGGGTTGCTGTGGCTATCCAGCTGTCAAATGTAATGAGTCCTTACTCAGACAGTATGAAAATGGATATTGCAAACAGCACTTGCACTGTGTCCTTATCTCCACTGCCAAACTGCAGCAGTGGTGCCATAAAAGTGGGGGtcaagaggcagcagcagggtaTTGTGACGCAGCCATCCAACACAACCACCTCCAGCCTTCTTCCCAAAGCTGTGCACTTGGCAAATCTCAACTTGGTCCCCCACAGTGTTGCTGCTTCTGTTACAGCGAAGACATCGGCACAGAGGCGAAACCAGCCTCAAGTGACACAGATGTCAGTGCCACTGGTGCACCAAGTCAAGAAAGCTGCTCCCGTTGTCATGGAGGCATTCCATAAAGTGCTACACAGTGCCAATCCAGTGCCGATATATACTCCGAACCTTAGCCCCCCACCTGACAGTAGTATTAATTTACCTGCCTCTGGGTATTGTTGCCTGGAATGTGGGGACTCATTTGCCTTAGAGAAAAGCCTGACTCAACACTATAGTAGGCGAAGCGTTCACATTGAAGTAATGTGCACTCAGTGTTCAACTatgctccttttttttaataagtgtaGCTTGCTTAAACATGCACGAGATCATAAGAGCAAAGGATTTATCATGCAGTGTTCTCAGCTGCTCATGAAACCAATTTCCATAGACCAAATGTTTTCACCTTCTCCTACAAGCTCTTCAGTCTCTCCAGCTTCTCAGACTTTTCTCTCATCCTCTCCTCCACCTAAGTCCACTGCTGCTTCAGGAGGTGGGGTAGGGATTTCTGCAAGCACTCAGCCAGCCTTGCCTCTCTACACAGACCCACAGAGGCTAATCCGTCATGGACTTAAGTGTTTGGAGTGTAacaagcaggagcaggattACACTTCTTTAGCAGCTCATTACCAGAGAACCTCAGAAGATAATGAGAGACTG ACGTGTCAAGTGTGCCAGATGATGCTTCCCAACCAGTGCAGTTACTGTGCCCACCAGAGGATCCATGCTCACAAGTCCCCGTACTGCTGCCCCGAGTGCGGAGCCGTGTGCCGCTCCGCCTACTTCCAGACCCACGTCAAGGAGAACTGCCTACACTACTCCCGCAAAGTTGGCTTCAG GTGCATCCACTGTGGAGTTGTTTTCATGACCCTCGCCATACTCAAAGTGCACATCCAGGAGAAACACTGCGAAGTCTTCCACAAGTGTTCTTTCTGCCCGAAGGCCTTCAAGTCTGCTGACACCACCATGGCTCACGTGGCCAGCCAGCACCCAGCAGAGCCTCACAAGACTACTCA GGTGATCTACAAATGCTCTTGTGAGATGGTCTTTAACAAGAAGAAGCTGCTCCAAGAGCACTTCCTGCAGAACACCAGCAAGTTGTTAGTGGGAGTGTTTAAGTGCCCACAGTGTCAGCTGGTGTAtatgcagaagcagcagctaaTGCAGCATGTCAAG GGTGTTCATGGAGTCCCCTGTAATCCTGAAGAGCTCTCAAACTTTCGGCAGAAGTCTGAGAAGGCTTCAAGGAACCAGGTTCATACCTCACCAAAGGAGCTTTTGGTAACCAATGGGACTTCCCCCTCTCCTCTGACGAGGAAAGACATGAGGGTGGAAGGACATAATCCTGAATCCAAGTCCAGACTCAGAAGAACTGGTTGGACTTGCAAGGAATGTTCACAGTGGATCCCTGATCGGGAAACCTATGTGTCCCACATGAAGAGAAATCATGGAAGG TCCATGAAGAGATACCCCTGTCGCCAGTGCGAGCGCTCGTTCAACGCCTCCAACAGCCTGCGCAGACACATCCGCAATAACCACGACACAGCAAAGAAAGTCTACACCTGCTG gtACTGCACAGATGAAAATCAGACATTTCCTCAGCCATTCATGCTGGAGAACCACATCAGCCTCATGCATGGCATCAAAAACCCAGACTTATCCCAGATGGCCAAAGCGAAAGCTCcagagagagacagagcagAAGTAACTGATACctattttcatggaaaattaaat gcaaaatcTCCAAAGAGgatggcactggatgagctggGTCAGGCAGAGAGCACTGCGAGTTTAGACGCGCCGCCAGCCAAAAAACTGAAAGCGCCTTGGAAATGCGCTAAGTGCAGCTTTGCGACAGACGTCCGGACTGAGTTCCAGGAACACATACCTCGGCACAAGACCGACAGCTCCACCTTCCAGTGCTTGTTCTGCGGCCTCTGCTACACCTCCCACATCTCTCTGAACAGACACCTCTTCATTGTTCATAAAGTCaaagatgaggaggatgaggaggaggaagaggaggaggaggaggaggaggaagatgagagGCAGAAGTTACAAATAGAGATGGGTAAGAATGGACACGTGGACTACAATGGCGAGTTGAACACTACggtggaagaggaaaacaaatacaaagAGTGCAAAAGGGACTCAGCTCTTTGTGAGCACAGTCAGACGTGTGGTGCAGAAGGCCCCAACAGCACCTCACAGAACAATCATTCAAAGTCTCTTAAgacttaa
- the SEC11A gene encoding signal peptidase complex catalytic subunit SEC11A has product MLSLDFLDDVRRMNKRQLYYQVLNFGMIVSSALMIWKGLMVVTGSESPIVVVLSGSMEPAFHRGDLLFLTNRIEDPIRVGEIVVFRIEGREIPIVHRVLKIHEKQNGDIKFLTKGDNNAVDDRGLYKQGQHWLEKKDVVGRARGFVPYIGIVTILMNDYPKFKYAVLFLLGLFVLVHRE; this is encoded by the exons atgCTGTCGCTGGACTTTCTGGACGATGTGCGGCGCATGAACAAGCGGCAG CTGTACTACCAGGTGTTGAACTTCGGCATGATCGTCTCCTCTGCCCTCATGATCTGGAAGGGGCTCATGGTGGTGACGGGCAGCGAGAGTCCCATCGTGGTGGTCCTGAG TGGGAGTATGGAGCCTGCTTTCCACAGAGGAGATCTCCTGTTCCTCACGAACCGAATTGAAGATCCAATCAGAGTGGGAGAAATAGTCGTCTTTAGGATAGAAGGAAGGGAAATTCCTATAGTCCATCGTGTCCTGAAAATCCATGAGAA GCAAAATGGAGACATCAAATTTCTGACAAAGGGAGACAACAATGCCGTGGATGACAGAGGGCTCTACAAGCAGGGGCAGCACTGGCTGGAGAAGAAGGATGTAGTAGGACGAGCAAGAGG ATTTGTGCCCTATATTGGAATAGTGACTATCTTAATGAACGATTATCCAAAATTTAAG TATGCAGTCCTCTTTTTACTGGGTTTATTTGTGCTGGTCCATCGAGAGTAG
- the ZNF592 gene encoding zinc finger protein 592 isoform X2, with translation MGDMKTPDFDDLLAAFDIPDPTSLDAKETIPSAGEESENHLKSSGMCIDENVSLSHSLPPSDAPVVSVIVKNTSRQESFEAEKEGNHLGTGLLHNGFRGSDLPAEAHALVHNYGKFESTFINGDSSRGYSDKLDESKSEALPTFSQFSPISSPEPEDTFKENSLGDKPTHAQTPYFPPPSIYVPTGASVLDHFRKVPEPELSMFDQYCKKEQKTEIHCQPENRLEMTRREQDRAVERFAESSKDLLDTNSFLGEGLVFGDLPHNSLGDGKGSVPELNMSSSIPPRQRLKPTHSKLSSCVAALVALQAKKVVCVPKSDQPNFTKEPGPFKDGMKGSPKMPKSPKSPRSPLEVVRKGSKQPESPRSVCSDSSGKGSPSMAAGSPPAIPKVRIKTIKTSSGEIKRTVTRILPENDELGKSSEESPAETSSAEEFIKSFPSPDTSAVTEGEAGRNSAKNGVAVAIQLSNVMSPYSDSMKMDIANSTCTVSLSPLPNCSSGAIKVGVKRQQQGIVTQPSNTTTSSLLPKAVHLANLNLVPHSVAASVTAKTSAQRRNQPQVTQMSVPLVHQVKKAAPVVMEAFHKVLHSANPVPIYTPNLSPPPDSSINLPASGYCCLECGDSFALEKSLTQHYSRRSVHIEVMCTQCSTMLLFFNKCSLLKHARDHKSKGFIMQCSQLLMKPISIDQMFSPSPTSSSVSPASQTFLSSSPPPKSTAASGGGVGISASTQPALPLYTDPQRLIRHGLKCLECNKQEQDYTSLAAHYQRTSEDNERLTCQVCQMMLPNQCSYCAHQRIHAHKSPYCCPECGAVCRSAYFQTHVKENCLHYSRKVGFRCIHCGVVFMTLAILKVHIQEKHCEVFHKCSFCPKAFKSADTTMAHVASQHPAEPHKTTQVIYKCSCEMVFNKKKLLQEHFLQNTSKLLVGVFKCPQCQLVYMQKQQLMQHVKGVHGVPCNPEELSNFRQKSEKASRNQVHTSPKELLVTNGTSPSPLTRKDMRVEGHNPESKSRLRRTGWTCKECSQWIPDRETYVSHMKRNHGRSMKRYPCRQCERSFNASNSLRRHIRNNHDTAKKVYTCWYCTDENQTFPQPFMLENHISLMHGIKNPDLSQMAKAKAPERDRAEAKSPKRMALDELGQAESTASLDAPPAKKLKAPWKCAKCSFATDVRTEFQEHIPRHKTDSSTFQCLFCGLCYTSHISLNRHLFIVHKVKDEEDEEEEEEEEEEEEDERQKLQIEMGKNGHVDYNGELNTTVEEENKYKECKRDSALCEHSQTCGAEGPNSTSQNNHSKSLKT, from the exons ATGGGGGACATGAAAACCCCCGACTTTGATGACCTCTTGGCTGCTTTTGACATCCCTGATCCAACTAGTCTTGATGCTAAGGAGACCATTCcatcagctggggaggagagTGAGAATCACCTGAAGTCATCGGGAATGTGCATCGATGAGAATGTGTCCTTATCCCACTCTCTGCCTCCCTCTGATGCACCTGTTGTGAGTGTGATAGTGAAGAACACAAGTCGCCAGGAGTCTTTTGAGGCAGAAAAGGAGGGGAATCACCTTGGAACTGGTCTGTTGCACAATGGGTTTCGTGGCTCTGACCTGCCAGCTGAGGCTCATGCTTTAGTCCATAATTATGGCAAGTTTGAGTCAACTTTTATTAATGGTGACAGCTCGAGAGGTTACTCTGATAAACTGGATGAGTCCAAGTCAGAGGCTTTGCCAACATTTAGTCAGTTTAGCCCCATTTCCAGCCCTGAACCAGAGGATACATTCAAAGAAAACAGTCTTGGGGATAAACCCACACATGCCCAAACTCCCTACTTTCCACCGCCTTCAATATATGTACCAACAGGGGCTTCAGTCCTAGATCATTTTAGGAAGGTGCCAGAGCCTGAATTAAGCATGTTTGATCAGTACTGTAAAAAGGAACAGAAGACAGAAATCCACTGCCAGCCAGAGAATAGGCTGGAAATGACCAGGAGAGAGCAAGATAGAGCAGTGGAAAGGTTTGCAGAGTCAAGCAAGGACTTGTTAGATACCAACAGCTTTCTTGGGGAAGGCTTGGTGTTTGGAGACCTCCCTCACAACAGTTTAGGAGACGGCAAGGGGTCTGTGCCTGAGCTAAACATGTCTTCATCAATTCCACCTCGGCAGAGGCTAAAGCCAACTCATTCCAAGTTGTCATCCTGTGTGGCAGCATTAGTAGCTCTTCAGGCCAAAAAGGTAGTGTGTGTTCCAAAAAGCGATCAGCCAAATTTTACCAAGGAACCTGGTCCTTTTAAAGATGGGATGAAGGGAAGTCCAAAAATGCCCAAGTCGCCAAAGAGTCCCCGAAGCCCATTGGAAGTGGTGAGGAAGGGTAGCAAGCAGCCTGAGAGTCCTCGGAGTgtgtgcagtgacagcagtgggaAAGGCTCTCCTTCCATGGCAGCTGGCTCTCCGCCAGCTATCCCCAAAGTTAGAATCAAGACTATCAAGACATCTTCCGGTGAAATTAAAAGGACTGTAACTAGAATTTTGCCAGAGAATGATGAGTTGGGCAAATCTTCAGAAGAGTCACCTGCAGAAACCTCTTCTGCTGAAGAGTTTATCAAATCTTTCCCATCCCCAGACACTAGTGCAGTTACAGAAGGTGAGGCTGGCAGGAATTCAGCCAAAAACGGGGTTGCTGTGGCTATCCAGCTGTCAAATGTAATGAGTCCTTACTCAGACAGTATGAAAATGGATATTGCAAACAGCACTTGCACTGTGTCCTTATCTCCACTGCCAAACTGCAGCAGTGGTGCCATAAAAGTGGGGGtcaagaggcagcagcagggtaTTGTGACGCAGCCATCCAACACAACCACCTCCAGCCTTCTTCCCAAAGCTGTGCACTTGGCAAATCTCAACTTGGTCCCCCACAGTGTTGCTGCTTCTGTTACAGCGAAGACATCGGCACAGAGGCGAAACCAGCCTCAAGTGACACAGATGTCAGTGCCACTGGTGCACCAAGTCAAGAAAGCTGCTCCCGTTGTCATGGAGGCATTCCATAAAGTGCTACACAGTGCCAATCCAGTGCCGATATATACTCCGAACCTTAGCCCCCCACCTGACAGTAGTATTAATTTACCTGCCTCTGGGTATTGTTGCCTGGAATGTGGGGACTCATTTGCCTTAGAGAAAAGCCTGACTCAACACTATAGTAGGCGAAGCGTTCACATTGAAGTAATGTGCACTCAGTGTTCAACTatgctccttttttttaataagtgtaGCTTGCTTAAACATGCACGAGATCATAAGAGCAAAGGATTTATCATGCAGTGTTCTCAGCTGCTCATGAAACCAATTTCCATAGACCAAATGTTTTCACCTTCTCCTACAAGCTCTTCAGTCTCTCCAGCTTCTCAGACTTTTCTCTCATCCTCTCCTCCACCTAAGTCCACTGCTGCTTCAGGAGGTGGGGTAGGGATTTCTGCAAGCACTCAGCCAGCCTTGCCTCTCTACACAGACCCACAGAGGCTAATCCGTCATGGACTTAAGTGTTTGGAGTGTAacaagcaggagcaggattACACTTCTTTAGCAGCTCATTACCAGAGAACCTCAGAAGATAATGAGAGACTG ACGTGTCAAGTGTGCCAGATGATGCTTCCCAACCAGTGCAGTTACTGTGCCCACCAGAGGATCCATGCTCACAAGTCCCCGTACTGCTGCCCCGAGTGCGGAGCCGTGTGCCGCTCCGCCTACTTCCAGACCCACGTCAAGGAGAACTGCCTACACTACTCCCGCAAAGTTGGCTTCAG GTGCATCCACTGTGGAGTTGTTTTCATGACCCTCGCCATACTCAAAGTGCACATCCAGGAGAAACACTGCGAAGTCTTCCACAAGTGTTCTTTCTGCCCGAAGGCCTTCAAGTCTGCTGACACCACCATGGCTCACGTGGCCAGCCAGCACCCAGCAGAGCCTCACAAGACTACTCA GGTGATCTACAAATGCTCTTGTGAGATGGTCTTTAACAAGAAGAAGCTGCTCCAAGAGCACTTCCTGCAGAACACCAGCAAGTTGTTAGTGGGAGTGTTTAAGTGCCCACAGTGTCAGCTGGTGTAtatgcagaagcagcagctaaTGCAGCATGTCAAG GGTGTTCATGGAGTCCCCTGTAATCCTGAAGAGCTCTCAAACTTTCGGCAGAAGTCTGAGAAGGCTTCAAGGAACCAGGTTCATACCTCACCAAAGGAGCTTTTGGTAACCAATGGGACTTCCCCCTCTCCTCTGACGAGGAAAGACATGAGGGTGGAAGGACATAATCCTGAATCCAAGTCCAGACTCAGAAGAACTGGTTGGACTTGCAAGGAATGTTCACAGTGGATCCCTGATCGGGAAACCTATGTGTCCCACATGAAGAGAAATCATGGAAGG TCCATGAAGAGATACCCCTGTCGCCAGTGCGAGCGCTCGTTCAACGCCTCCAACAGCCTGCGCAGACACATCCGCAATAACCACGACACAGCAAAGAAAGTCTACACCTGCTG gtACTGCACAGATGAAAATCAGACATTTCCTCAGCCATTCATGCTGGAGAACCACATCAGCCTCATGCATGGCATCAAAAACCCAGACTTATCCCAGATGGCCAAAGCGAAAGCTCcagagagagacagagcagAA gcaaaatcTCCAAAGAGgatggcactggatgagctggGTCAGGCAGAGAGCACTGCGAGTTTAGACGCGCCGCCAGCCAAAAAACTGAAAGCGCCTTGGAAATGCGCTAAGTGCAGCTTTGCGACAGACGTCCGGACTGAGTTCCAGGAACACATACCTCGGCACAAGACCGACAGCTCCACCTTCCAGTGCTTGTTCTGCGGCCTCTGCTACACCTCCCACATCTCTCTGAACAGACACCTCTTCATTGTTCATAAAGTCaaagatgaggaggatgaggaggaggaagaggaggaggaggaggaggaggaagatgagagGCAGAAGTTACAAATAGAGATGGGTAAGAATGGACACGTGGACTACAATGGCGAGTTGAACACTACggtggaagaggaaaacaaatacaaagAGTGCAAAAGGGACTCAGCTCTTTGTGAGCACAGTCAGACGTGTGGTGCAGAAGGCCCCAACAGCACCTCACAGAACAATCATTCAAAGTCTCTTAAgacttaa